One genomic segment of Sminthopsis crassicaudata isolate SCR6 chromosome 2, ASM4859323v1, whole genome shotgun sequence includes these proteins:
- the LOC141553867 gene encoding uncharacterized protein LOC141553867 isoform X2 produces MGPGSLGPPPREMVTFKDVAVEFTKEEWELLDPSQKELYKEVMVENAKNLLSLGLPVLREEVTSYFEQREALWMLDQESLRSCSPEAEIRLGMKGTPTELSHSGFETHRQRLMGDGPCDFTWREISESHERSQIGERHYEENQCRKSFIKKETRIHQRIHTGKKPYECNQCGKSFIKRGILTTHQRIHTGEKPYECNQCGKAFRHKNSLTDHQRIHTGEKPYECNQCGKAFTNRGFLSLHQTTHTAEKPYECNQCGKAFRQNGALIRHQKIHTGEKPYECKQCGKAFRQKVSLTGHQRTHTGEKPYECNQCGKTFRDKGALTDHQRIHTGETPYECNQCGKAFRQKGALTVHQRTHTGEKPYECNHCGKTFRKRGVLTVHQRTHTGEKPYECNQCGKAFTNRGFLTLHQRTHTGEKPFECNQCGKAFIYKQRLIDHQRIHTGEKPYECNQCGKTFREKGTLIGHQRIHTGEKPYECNQCGKAFREKGTLIGHQRIHTGEKPYECEQCGKTFRKKGALTGHQKIHTGEKPYACEQCGKTFRKKGALIGHQRIHTGEKPYECKQCGKTFRENGTLIGHQRTHTGEKPYECKQCGKTFRKNGALIGHQKIHTGEKPYECKECGKHFRHKQSLTNHQKTHTEEKPNECNQCGKTFRKKGALTRHQRFHSGVTPYEFK; encoded by the exons GAGATGGTGACCTTCAAGGATGTGGCTGTGGAGTTCACTAAGGAGGAGTGGGAGCTCTTGGACCCCTCCCAGAAGGAGCTGTACAAGGAGGTCATGGTGGAGAACGCCAAGAACCTGCTCTCCCTGG GGCTTCCAGTTCTCAGAGAAGAGGTGACCTCTTATTTTGAGCAAAGGGAAGCACTGTGGATGCTGGACCAAGAAAGCCTCAGGAGCTGCTCTCCAG aagCAGAAATCAGACTTGGAATGAAGGGAACTCCTACAGAGCTAAGCCATTCTGGGTTTGAAACTCACAGGCAAAGACTCATGGGTGATGGTCCCTGTGACTTTACTTGGAGAGAAATCAGTGAATCACATGAGAGAAGCCAGATTGGAGAGAGACATTATGAAGAAAACCAATGtagaaaaagttttataaaaaaagaaactcgcatacatcagagaattcacactggaaaGAAGCCTTacgaatgtaaccaatgtgggaAATCTTTTATAAAAAGAGGAATTCTTACTACACAccagagaatccacacaggagaaaaaccttatgaatgtaatcaatgtgggaaGGCTTTCAGACATAAGAACAGTCTTACTgaccatcagagaatccacactggagagaaaccttatgaatgtaaccaatgtggaaaggcttttacaaatAGAGGATTTCTTAGTTTACATCAGACAACCCACACTgcagagaaaccttatgaatgtaaccaatgtggaaaggcttttagacaaAATGGAGCTCTTATTAGACATCAaaaaatccacactggagagaaaccttatgaatgtaaacaatgtggaaaggcttttagacaaAAGGTATCTCTTACTGGACATCAAagaacccacactggagagaagccttatgaatgtaatcaatgtgggaaGACTTTTAGAGACAAGGGAGCTCTTACTgatcatcagagaatccacactggagagacaccgtatgaatgtaatcaatgtggaaaggcttttagacaaAAGGGagctcttactgtacatcagagaacccacactggagagaaaccttatgaatgtaaccattgtggaaagacttttaggaAAAGGGGAgttcttactgtacatcagagaacccacactggagagaaaccttatgaatgtaatcaatgtggaaaagcGTTTACAAATAGAGGATTTCTTACTTTACATCAGAGaacccacactggagaaaaaccttttgaatgtaaccagtgtggaaaggcttttatatATAAGCAACGTCTTATTgatcatcagagaatccacactggagagaaaccttatgaatgtaatcaatgtggaaagacttttagagaAAAGGGAACTCTTATTGGTCATCaaagaatccatactggagagaaaccttatgaatgtaaccaatgtggaaaggcttttagagaaAAGGGAACTCTTATTGGTcatcaaagaatccacactggagagaaaccttatgagtgtgaacagtgtggaaagacttttagaaaAAAGGGAGCTCTTACTGGACATCAAaaaatccatactggagagaaaccttatgcgTGTGaacagtgtggaaagacttttagaaaAAAGGGAGCTCTTATtggacatcagagaattcacactggagagaaaccttatgaatgtaagcagtgtggaaagacttttagagaAAATGGAACTCTTATTGGACATCAGAGaacccacactggagaaaaaccttatgaatgtaagcagtgtggaaagacttttagaaaAAATGGAGCTCTTATTGgacatcagaaaatccacactggagagaaaccttatgaatgtaaagaGTGTGGAAAGCATTTTAGACATAAGCAAAGTCTTACTAATCATCAGAAAACCCACACTGAAGAGAAACCTAATGagtgtaaccagtgtggaaagacttttagaaaAAAGGGTGCTCTTACTAGACATCAGAGATTCCACAGTGGAGTGACACCTTATGAATTTAAataa
- the LOC141553867 gene encoding uncharacterized protein LOC141553867 isoform X1 translates to METGAQREEVDAMSHSGCFATSTGSREPEGMGPGSLGPPPREMVTFKDVAVEFTKEEWELLDPSQKELYKEVMVENAKNLLSLGLPVLREEVTSYFEQREALWMLDQESLRSCSPEAEIRLGMKGTPTELSHSGFETHRQRLMGDGPCDFTWREISESHERSQIGERHYEENQCRKSFIKKETRIHQRIHTGKKPYECNQCGKSFIKRGILTTHQRIHTGEKPYECNQCGKAFRHKNSLTDHQRIHTGEKPYECNQCGKAFTNRGFLSLHQTTHTAEKPYECNQCGKAFRQNGALIRHQKIHTGEKPYECKQCGKAFRQKVSLTGHQRTHTGEKPYECNQCGKTFRDKGALTDHQRIHTGETPYECNQCGKAFRQKGALTVHQRTHTGEKPYECNHCGKTFRKRGVLTVHQRTHTGEKPYECNQCGKAFTNRGFLTLHQRTHTGEKPFECNQCGKAFIYKQRLIDHQRIHTGEKPYECNQCGKTFREKGTLIGHQRIHTGEKPYECNQCGKAFREKGTLIGHQRIHTGEKPYECEQCGKTFRKKGALTGHQKIHTGEKPYACEQCGKTFRKKGALIGHQRIHTGEKPYECKQCGKTFRENGTLIGHQRTHTGEKPYECKQCGKTFRKNGALIGHQKIHTGEKPYECKECGKHFRHKQSLTNHQKTHTEEKPNECNQCGKTFRKKGALTRHQRFHSGVTPYEFK, encoded by the exons GAGATGGTGACCTTCAAGGATGTGGCTGTGGAGTTCACTAAGGAGGAGTGGGAGCTCTTGGACCCCTCCCAGAAGGAGCTGTACAAGGAGGTCATGGTGGAGAACGCCAAGAACCTGCTCTCCCTGG GGCTTCCAGTTCTCAGAGAAGAGGTGACCTCTTATTTTGAGCAAAGGGAAGCACTGTGGATGCTGGACCAAGAAAGCCTCAGGAGCTGCTCTCCAG aagCAGAAATCAGACTTGGAATGAAGGGAACTCCTACAGAGCTAAGCCATTCTGGGTTTGAAACTCACAGGCAAAGACTCATGGGTGATGGTCCCTGTGACTTTACTTGGAGAGAAATCAGTGAATCACATGAGAGAAGCCAGATTGGAGAGAGACATTATGAAGAAAACCAATGtagaaaaagttttataaaaaaagaaactcgcatacatcagagaattcacactggaaaGAAGCCTTacgaatgtaaccaatgtgggaAATCTTTTATAAAAAGAGGAATTCTTACTACACAccagagaatccacacaggagaaaaaccttatgaatgtaatcaatgtgggaaGGCTTTCAGACATAAGAACAGTCTTACTgaccatcagagaatccacactggagagaaaccttatgaatgtaaccaatgtggaaaggcttttacaaatAGAGGATTTCTTAGTTTACATCAGACAACCCACACTgcagagaaaccttatgaatgtaaccaatgtggaaaggcttttagacaaAATGGAGCTCTTATTAGACATCAaaaaatccacactggagagaaaccttatgaatgtaaacaatgtggaaaggcttttagacaaAAGGTATCTCTTACTGGACATCAAagaacccacactggagagaagccttatgaatgtaatcaatgtgggaaGACTTTTAGAGACAAGGGAGCTCTTACTgatcatcagagaatccacactggagagacaccgtatgaatgtaatcaatgtggaaaggcttttagacaaAAGGGagctcttactgtacatcagagaacccacactggagagaaaccttatgaatgtaaccattgtggaaagacttttaggaAAAGGGGAgttcttactgtacatcagagaacccacactggagagaaaccttatgaatgtaatcaatgtggaaaagcGTTTACAAATAGAGGATTTCTTACTTTACATCAGAGaacccacactggagaaaaaccttttgaatgtaaccagtgtggaaaggcttttatatATAAGCAACGTCTTATTgatcatcagagaatccacactggagagaaaccttatgaatgtaatcaatgtggaaagacttttagagaAAAGGGAACTCTTATTGGTCATCaaagaatccatactggagagaaaccttatgaatgtaaccaatgtggaaaggcttttagagaaAAGGGAACTCTTATTGGTcatcaaagaatccacactggagagaaaccttatgagtgtgaacagtgtggaaagacttttagaaaAAAGGGAGCTCTTACTGGACATCAAaaaatccatactggagagaaaccttatgcgTGTGaacagtgtggaaagacttttagaaaAAAGGGAGCTCTTATtggacatcagagaattcacactggagagaaaccttatgaatgtaagcagtgtggaaagacttttagagaAAATGGAACTCTTATTGGACATCAGAGaacccacactggagaaaaaccttatgaatgtaagcagtgtggaaagacttttagaaaAAATGGAGCTCTTATTGgacatcagaaaatccacactggagagaaaccttatgaatgtaaagaGTGTGGAAAGCATTTTAGACATAAGCAAAGTCTTACTAATCATCAGAAAACCCACACTGAAGAGAAACCTAATGagtgtaaccagtgtggaaagacttttagaaaAAAGGGTGCTCTTACTAGACATCAGAGATTCCACAGTGGAGTGACACCTTATGAATTTAAataa
- the LOC141553867 gene encoding uncharacterized protein LOC141553867 isoform X3, whose protein sequence is MVTFKDVAVEFTKEEWELLDPSQKELYKEVMVENAKNLLSLGLPVLREEVTSYFEQREALWMLDQESLRSCSPEAEIRLGMKGTPTELSHSGFETHRQRLMGDGPCDFTWREISESHERSQIGERHYEENQCRKSFIKKETRIHQRIHTGKKPYECNQCGKSFIKRGILTTHQRIHTGEKPYECNQCGKAFRHKNSLTDHQRIHTGEKPYECNQCGKAFTNRGFLSLHQTTHTAEKPYECNQCGKAFRQNGALIRHQKIHTGEKPYECKQCGKAFRQKVSLTGHQRTHTGEKPYECNQCGKTFRDKGALTDHQRIHTGETPYECNQCGKAFRQKGALTVHQRTHTGEKPYECNHCGKTFRKRGVLTVHQRTHTGEKPYECNQCGKAFTNRGFLTLHQRTHTGEKPFECNQCGKAFIYKQRLIDHQRIHTGEKPYECNQCGKTFREKGTLIGHQRIHTGEKPYECNQCGKAFREKGTLIGHQRIHTGEKPYECEQCGKTFRKKGALTGHQKIHTGEKPYACEQCGKTFRKKGALIGHQRIHTGEKPYECKQCGKTFRENGTLIGHQRTHTGEKPYECKQCGKTFRKNGALIGHQKIHTGEKPYECKECGKHFRHKQSLTNHQKTHTEEKPNECNQCGKTFRKKGALTRHQRFHSGVTPYEFK, encoded by the exons ATGGTGACCTTCAAGGATGTGGCTGTGGAGTTCACTAAGGAGGAGTGGGAGCTCTTGGACCCCTCCCAGAAGGAGCTGTACAAGGAGGTCATGGTGGAGAACGCCAAGAACCTGCTCTCCCTGG GGCTTCCAGTTCTCAGAGAAGAGGTGACCTCTTATTTTGAGCAAAGGGAAGCACTGTGGATGCTGGACCAAGAAAGCCTCAGGAGCTGCTCTCCAG aagCAGAAATCAGACTTGGAATGAAGGGAACTCCTACAGAGCTAAGCCATTCTGGGTTTGAAACTCACAGGCAAAGACTCATGGGTGATGGTCCCTGTGACTTTACTTGGAGAGAAATCAGTGAATCACATGAGAGAAGCCAGATTGGAGAGAGACATTATGAAGAAAACCAATGtagaaaaagttttataaaaaaagaaactcgcatacatcagagaattcacactggaaaGAAGCCTTacgaatgtaaccaatgtgggaAATCTTTTATAAAAAGAGGAATTCTTACTACACAccagagaatccacacaggagaaaaaccttatgaatgtaatcaatgtgggaaGGCTTTCAGACATAAGAACAGTCTTACTgaccatcagagaatccacactggagagaaaccttatgaatgtaaccaatgtggaaaggcttttacaaatAGAGGATTTCTTAGTTTACATCAGACAACCCACACTgcagagaaaccttatgaatgtaaccaatgtggaaaggcttttagacaaAATGGAGCTCTTATTAGACATCAaaaaatccacactggagagaaaccttatgaatgtaaacaatgtggaaaggcttttagacaaAAGGTATCTCTTACTGGACATCAAagaacccacactggagagaagccttatgaatgtaatcaatgtgggaaGACTTTTAGAGACAAGGGAGCTCTTACTgatcatcagagaatccacactggagagacaccgtatgaatgtaatcaatgtggaaaggcttttagacaaAAGGGagctcttactgtacatcagagaacccacactggagagaaaccttatgaatgtaaccattgtggaaagacttttaggaAAAGGGGAgttcttactgtacatcagagaacccacactggagagaaaccttatgaatgtaatcaatgtggaaaagcGTTTACAAATAGAGGATTTCTTACTTTACATCAGAGaacccacactggagaaaaaccttttgaatgtaaccagtgtggaaaggcttttatatATAAGCAACGTCTTATTgatcatcagagaatccacactggagagaaaccttatgaatgtaatcaatgtggaaagacttttagagaAAAGGGAACTCTTATTGGTCATCaaagaatccatactggagagaaaccttatgaatgtaaccaatgtggaaaggcttttagagaaAAGGGAACTCTTATTGGTcatcaaagaatccacactggagagaaaccttatgagtgtgaacagtgtggaaagacttttagaaaAAAGGGAGCTCTTACTGGACATCAAaaaatccatactggagagaaaccttatgcgTGTGaacagtgtggaaagacttttagaaaAAAGGGAGCTCTTATtggacatcagagaattcacactggagagaaaccttatgaatgtaagcagtgtggaaagacttttagagaAAATGGAACTCTTATTGGACATCAGAGaacccacactggagaaaaaccttatgaatgtaagcagtgtggaaagacttttagaaaAAATGGAGCTCTTATTGgacatcagaaaatccacactggagagaaaccttatgaatgtaaagaGTGTGGAAAGCATTTTAGACATAAGCAAAGTCTTACTAATCATCAGAAAACCCACACTGAAGAGAAACCTAATGagtgtaaccagtgtggaaagacttttagaaaAAAGGGTGCTCTTACTAGACATCAGAGATTCCACAGTGGAGTGACACCTTATGAATTTAAataa